Proteins from one Setaria italica strain Yugu1 chromosome V, Setaria_italica_v2.0, whole genome shotgun sequence genomic window:
- the LOC101767619 gene encoding F-box/kelch-repeat protein At1g23390 → MGAGVRAHDLKHRRHQDDGCEPDAASLAAAYLYGDVLESVVERVPAPDLAVAARVSREWLRAVRAALRRRPRRLPWLVAHVQGRGGSRRAAAYDPCSGAWLAVPAPPRHATPSHVRLVRGARGDRVCALSLSGLAVAGDPLGAAACVAVAAPRVWRVDPVFAAVGDRVVALGGACRLALAEGEDEAAVEVHEGGGWTACDPMPDALRDSASATWLSAAATDQRVYLVERATGWASWFDPAKRRWGPTRRLGPDPAVTTWGVAPGRAGADERLVLFGANRADKEAECTVVVQAWEVDGETLEPIPSASSDAMPPELSERLFPRDDTDDEDDLDDIDPERLSIGVCGNAAGGYVYNAAEPSHGAVLYELREEEGKATAVARWEWVPCAPAVQAEPLGRAILACSPVGLDELAAAVGARAPR, encoded by the coding sequence ATGGGCGCCGGCGTTCGAGCTCACGATCTGAAGCACCGGCGGCACCAGGACGACGGGTGCGAGCCCGACGCCGCGTCGCTCGCGGCGGCGTACCTCTACGGCGACGTGCTCGAGTCCGTGGTGGAGCGGGTGCCCGcgccggacctcgccgtcgcggcgcggGTGTCGCGGGAATGGCTCCGCGCGGTGCGCgccgcgctgcgccgccgcccgcgccggctgcCCTGGCTCGTGGCCCACGTCCAGGGCCGCGGGGGTagccggcgcgccgcggcgtACGACCCTTGCTCGGGCGCCTGGCTCGCcgtcccggcgccgccgcgccacgccacgccgTCGCACGTGCGCCTCGTGCGCGGGGCGCGCGGGGACCGCGTCTGCGCGCTCTCGCTCTCGGGCCTCGCCGTCGCGGGCGACCCGCTCGGGGCGGCCGCGTGCGTCGCCGTGGCGGCCCCCCGCGTGTGGCGCGTCGACCCGGTGTTCGCCGCGGTGGGCGACCGCGTCGTCGCGCTCGGCGGCGCGTGCCGCCTCGCGCTGGCCGAGGGCGAGGACGAAGCGGCGGTGGAGGTCCACGAGGGCGGCGGGTGGACGGCCTGCGACCCCATGCCCGACGCGCTCAGGGactcggcgtccgcgacgtggctctcggcggcggccacggacCAGCGGGTGTATCTGGtggagagggccaccggatgGGCGAGCTGGTTCGACCCGGCGAAGCGGCGGTGGGGCCCCACCCGCCGCCTTGGGCCCGACCCCGCCGTCACCACGTGGGGCGTCGCGCCAGGCCGCGCAGGCGCCGACGAGCGGCTCGTCCTGTTCGGCGCGAATCGGGCGGACAAGGAAGCAGAGTGCACGGTCGTCGTCCAGGCATGGGAGGTGGACGGCGAAACTCTGGAGCCCATCCCTTCCGCGTCGAGCGATGCAATGCCGCCCGAGTTGTCGGAGAGGCTGTTCCCTCGCGACGACACCGACGACGAAGATGATCTTGACGACATCGACCCCGAGCGGCTGTCCATCGGGGTTTGCGGCAACGCCGCGGGCGGGTACGTGTACAATGCGGCCGAGCCGTCGCACGGCGCGGTGCTCTACGAGctgcgggaggaggaagggaaggccACCGCCGTGGCGCGGTGGGAGTGGGTGCCGTGCGCGCCCGCCGTGCAGGCCGAGCCGCTAGGCCGCGCCATCCTCGCGTGCTCGCCGGTGGGGCTGGATGAGCTGGCGGCCGCCGTTGGAGCAAGGGCCCCACGCTGA
- the LOC101778434 gene encoding ABC transporter G family member 17 has protein sequence MAHHQHQHNGRHGGHRLETVIDMAQHAPEKAGGGRFGFTGGLEFTSLTYTVVKKQRGAGGEWEKKDVDLLHEITGYAPKGCVTAVMGPSGAGKSTFLDALAGRIASLDGRVALDGVEMSPSLIKRSSAYVMQDDRLFPMLTVFETLMFAADFRLGSSVSASDKKLRVENLIEQLGLTSSRNTYIGDEGTRGVSGGERRRVSIGVDIIHGPALLFLDEPTSGLDSTSAHSVIEKVHDIACGGSTVVLTIHQPSSRILLLLDHLVILARGQLMYSGGPKEVTAHLARMGRKVPKGENSIEHLLDVIQEYEQSEFGVKALAEFCLTGLKPPKITATYGAEGLSTVSSIAQTPLSGPGDEGFDHSRRSQHSRSPWNGVQLTPSRRPKHKDQHRYTPEIVMGTPTPLSSAYTVNEDDYLTPTHRAAAPNATGAPGVGINTLGHRGKFANSYLREVWVLMRRNFTNIWRTPELFLSRLMVLTVMGFLMATMFTKPKDDPQGITNRLSFFIFTVCVFFFSSNDAVPAFIQERFIFIRETSHNAYRASAYVVAGVITYLPFLLLQSAAYAGIVWFALKLHGQFLYFLVMLYASLLSTNSFVVFISSVVPNFILGYAAVIAFTALFFLFCGYFLSSHSIPLAWKWMNTISTMKYPYEGLLMNEFDGGRVFATAPITLTGDDILQQLGISTVDGRKWWMVLYLLGWAVFYRVLFYLILRFASKNKRK, from the exons ATGGCGCATCATCAGCACCAGCACAATGGCCGGCACGGCGGCCACCGCCTGGAGACGGTGATCGACATGGCGCAGCACGCGCCGGAGAAGGCGGGCGGTGGCCGGTTCGGGTTCACGGGCGGGCTGGAGTTCACCAGCCTCACGTACACCGTGGTCAAGAagcagcgcggcgccggcggggagtgGGAGAAGAAGGACGTGGACCTGCTGCACGAGATCACCGGGTACGCGCCCAAGGGCTGCGTCACAGCCGTCATGGGCCCCAGCGGCGCCGGCAAGTCCACGTTCCTGGACGCGCTGGCGGGGCGCATCGCCAGCCTCGACGGCCGCGTGGCGCTGGACGGCGTCGAGATGAGCCCCAGCCTCATCAAGCGCTCCTCGGCCTACGTCATGCAGGACGACCGCCTCTTCCCGATGCTCACCGTCTTCGAGACGCTCATGTTCGCCGCCGACTTCCGCCTCGGCTCCTCCGTCTCCGCCTCCGACAAGAAGCTCCGCGTCGAGAACCTCATCGAGCAGCTCGGCCTCACC TCATCAAGGAACACGTACATCGGGGATGAGGGCACGAGGGGTGTctccggcggcgagcgccggcgCGTCTCGATCGGCGTGGACATCATCCACGGGCCGGCGCTGCTGTTCCTGGACGAGCCGACGTCGGGGCTGGACTCGACGAGCGCGCACAGCGTGATCGAGAAGGTGCACGACATCGCGTGCGGCGGGAGCACCGTGGTGCTCACCATCCACCAGCCGTCGTCGCGCATCCTGCTCCTGCTGGACCACCTCGTCATCCTGGCGCGCGGGCAGCTCATGTACAGTGGCGGGCCCAAGGAGGTGACGGCGCACCTCGCCCGCATGGGGCGCAAGGTGCCCAAGGGGGAGAACTCCATCGAGCATCTCCTCGACGTCATCCAGGAGTACGAACAGTCGGAGTTCGGCGTCAAGGCGCTCGCCGAGTTCTGCCTCACCGGCCTCAAGCCGCCCAAGATCACCGCAACCTACGGCGCAGAGGGGCTCTCCACCGTGTCCAGCATCGCTCAGACGCCGCTATCGGGCCCCGGCGACGAGGGCTTCGACCACAGCCGGAGGAGCCAGCACTCCAGGTCCCCGTGGAACGGCGTGCAGCTCACGCCGTCCCGGCGCCCCAAGCACAAGGACCAGCACAGGTACACGCCGGAGATCGTGATGGGCACGCCGACGCCGCTGAGCAGCGCGTACACGGTGAACGAGGACGACTACCTGACGCCGACgcaccgcgcggcggcgccgaacGCGACGGGCGCCCCCGGCGTGGGCATCAACACGCTGGGCCACCGCGGCAAGTTCGCCAACTCGTACCTCCGGGAGGTGTGGGTGCTGATGCGGCGCAACTTCACCAACATCTGGCGCACGCCGGAGCTGTTCCTGTCGCGGCTGATGGTGCTCACGGTGATGGGGTTCCTGATGGCCACCATGTTCACCAAGCCCAAGGACGACCCGCAGGGCATCACCAACCGCCTCAgcttcttcatcttcaccgtctgcgtcttcttcttctcctccaacGACGCCGTGCCGGCCTTCATCCAGGAGCGATTCATATTCATCAGGGAGACCTCGCACAACGCGTACCGCGCCTCCGCCTACGTCGTGGCCGGGGTCATCACCTACCTCCCGTTCCTCCTGCTCCAGTCGGCCGCATACGCCGGCATCGTCTGGTTCGCGCTCAAGCTCCACGGCCAGTTTCTCTACTTCCTCGTCATGCTCTACGCGTCCCtcctctccaccaactccttcGTCGTCTTCATCAGCTCCGTCGTGCCAAACTTTATCCTTGG GTACGCGGCGGTGATCGCCTTCACGgcgctcttcttcctcttctgcgGCTACTTCCTGAGCAGCCACAGCATCCCGCTGGCGTGGAAGTGGATGAACACCATCTCGACGATGAAGTACCCGTACGAGGGCCTGCTGATGAACGAGTTCGACGGGGGCCGGGTGTTCGCCACGGCCCCCATCACGCTCACCGGCGACGACATCCTCCAGCAGCTGGGCATCAGCACCGTGGACGGGCGCAAGTGGTGGATGGTGCTCTACCTCCTCGGATGGGCCGTCTTCTACCGCGTCCTCTTCTACCTCATCCTCCGCTTCGCCTCCAAGAACAAGCGCAAGTAG
- the LOC101768286 gene encoding chloride channel protein CLC-e isoform X2, with product MAPSAAPSSSSARLLLASPQSPPTLLRLRRGGRRTVGLPRRGGGGCARLQLVRRGAADEEAGAAARGQQAVEDPVPGRDLVTLAACLVGLLTGVSVVLFNLSVHEIRDIFWDGIPLRGASWLREEPIGEVWQRVIFVPVSGGVVVGGLNALRSSIKTNSNGHVSKIQSAVRPFLKAVAASFTLGTGNSLGPEGPSVEIGSSIAKGFGNVFDWEGGKRLSLVAAGSAAGISSGFNAAVAGCFFAVESVLWPSSTDSSSLANSTPMVILSSVIASVVSEIGLGSDPAFTVPEYDFRSPTELPLYLLLGVFCGLVSITLSKCTSLAMETVERLQMATGLPKAASPALGGLIVGLLALMYPEVLYWGFENVDILLESRPFTSGLSATILVQLIGVKILATSICRASGLVGGYYAPSLFIGAATGMAYGKFMRFTFTCPEPLLHVPFLDVASPQAYGLVGMAATLAGVCKVPLTSVLLLFELTHDYRIVLPLLGAVGVSSWIASPQRFSKSIRSKLDSLEEKSSIAQQTDSMPTENKQVNSMDIADSSQELCKVESSLCVYDANNDNMFENLTVAEAMKTNYFSVSMTTPLVEALDLMVAEKQPFVMVTESNSSVICLLALKNIQDFCRAAKTTRAQAELAQSWCR from the exons ATGGCGCCATCCgcagccccctcctcctcctccgcacgGCTCCTCCTCGCCTCGCCCCAGTCCCCGCCCACtctcctccggctccgccgcGGCGGTCGCCGCACCGTGGGGCTGccgcgccgaggcggcggcgggtgcgcgcGCCTGCAGCTTGTTCGACGCGGCGCGGCGGACGAGGAGGCCGGGGCCGCTGCGCGGGGTCAGCAGGCGGTGGAGGACCCGGTGCCCGGCCGCGACCTCGTCACGCTCGCCGCCTGCCTCGTCGGCCTCCTCACTGGAGTCTCCGTCGTGCTCTTCAACCTCTCG GTTCATGAAATACGTGACATATTTTGGGATGGCATTCCCTTGCGAGGGGCTTCGTGGCTGAGGGAAGAGCCGATCGGTGAAGTCTGGCAGAGAGTGATATTTGTTCCAGTCAGTGGTGGTGTTGTAGTAGGAGGATTGAACGCATTAAGAAGTTCTATCAAAACCAACTCAAATGGCCATGTGTCCAAGATACAGAGTGCAGTTAGACCATTCTTGAAAGCTGTGGCAGCATCTTTCACACTTGGAACTGGCAATTCATTGGGTCCTGAGGGCCCCAGTGTGGAGATTGGTTCTTCGATAGCCAAAGGATTTGGAAATGTGTTTGACTGGGAGGGTGGGAAAAGGCTGTCTCTTGTGGCAGCTGGATCAGCTGCTGGAATTTCGTCAG GTTTTAATGCTGCTGTTGCTGGGTGCTTTTTCGCGGTGGAATCTGTTTTGTGGCCTTCTTCTACGGATTCCTCATCCCTTGCCAACTCGACACCTATGGTGATACTCAGTTCAGTGATAGCATCTGTTGTTTCAGAGATTGGTCTAGGTTCCGATCCTGCTTTCACTGTCCCAGAATATGATTTTCGCTCCCCAACAG AACTTCCCCTATATCTTTTGCTGGGTGTCTTCTGTGGATTGGTGTCAATCACATTATCAAAATGTACATCACTTGCTATGGAGACAGTTGAGAGATTACAAATGGCAACAGGATTACCAAAGGCTGCATCGCCTGCACTAGGTGGCCTTATTGTTGGTCTTCTAGCACTTATGTACCCTGAAGTATTGTACTGGGGCTTTGAAAATGTTGATATCTTGCTGGAATCACGACCATTTACAAGCGGCCTCTCTGCGACTATATTGGTTCAGCTCATTGGAGTCAAAATATTAGCAACATCTATATGCAGGGCTTCTGGATTGGTTGGTGGTTACTATGCACCATCTCTTTTTATTGGTGCAGCTACAGGGATGGCATATGGCAAGTTCATGAGATTCACATTTACCTGTCCTGAACCACTCTTGCATGTCCCATTCCTAGATGTGGCATCACCTCAAGCATATGGCCTG GTAGGTATGGCAGCTACCCTTGCTGGTGTATGCAAGGTGCCTCTGACATCAGTCCTCCTACTTTTTGAGCTTACACATGATTATCGCATAGTTCTACCTCTGCTTGGGGCTGTTGGGGTATCATCTTGGATTGCTTCTCCTCAAAGGTTCTCTAAAAGCATCAGGAGTAAGCTGGATTCTCTGGAGGAGAAATCAAGTATTGCTCAACAGACAGACAGCATGCCCACTGAAAACAAACAAGTCAATTCCATGGATATAGCTGATTCATCTCAAGAATTATGTAAAGTTGAAAGCTCCCTTTGTGTATATGATGCAAACAATGATAATATGTTCGAGAATCTTACTGTTGCAGAGGCCATGAAAACTAACTATTTTTCTGTCTCAATGACAACCCCGTTAGTTGAGGCACTAGATCTTATGGTTGCAGAGAAGCAGCCCTTTGTTATGGTAACTGAGAGTAACTCATCTGTAATATGCTTGCTAGCACTAAAAAATATCCAAGATTTCTGCAGAGCTGCAAAAACTACAAGGGCACAAGCTGAG CTTGCTCAATCTTGGTGCAGGTAA
- the LOC101768286 gene encoding chloride channel protein CLC-e isoform X1 — MAPSAAPSSSSARLLLASPQSPPTLLRLRRGGRRTVGLPRRGGGGCARLQLVRRGAADEEAGAAARGQQAVEDPVPGRDLVTLAACLVGLLTGVSVVLFNLSVHEIRDIFWDGIPLRGASWLREEPIGEVWQRVIFVPVSGGVVVGGLNALRSSIKTNSNGHVSKIQSAVRPFLKAVAASFTLGTGNSLGPEGPSVEIGSSIAKGFGNVFDWEGGKRLSLVAAGSAAGISSGFNAAVAGCFFAVESVLWPSSTDSSSLANSTPMVILSSVIASVVSEIGLGSDPAFTVPEYDFRSPTELPLYLLLGVFCGLVSITLSKCTSLAMETVERLQMATGLPKAASPALGGLIVGLLALMYPEVLYWGFENVDILLESRPFTSGLSATILVQLIGVKILATSICRASGLVGGYYAPSLFIGAATGMAYGKFMRFTFTCPEPLLHVPFLDVASPQAYGLVGMAATLAGVCKVPLTSVLLLFELTHDYRIVLPLLGAVGVSSWIASPQRFSKSIRSKLDSLEEKSSIAQQTDSMPTENKQVNSMDIADSSQELCKVESSLCVYDANNDNMFENLTVAEAMKTNYFSVSMTTPLVEALDLMVAEKQPFVMVTESNSSVICLLALKNIQDFCRAAKTTRAQAEVKEFLVCHVYQAGKCKSCSVTPQMPLTAAEKIMDSHGVDHLPVVSEHANLQDSGLLIGFVDRECIAIARRAMAVKEFFISTYEIRKEERPSTEGR, encoded by the exons ATGGCGCCATCCgcagccccctcctcctcctccgcacgGCTCCTCCTCGCCTCGCCCCAGTCCCCGCCCACtctcctccggctccgccgcGGCGGTCGCCGCACCGTGGGGCTGccgcgccgaggcggcggcgggtgcgcgcGCCTGCAGCTTGTTCGACGCGGCGCGGCGGACGAGGAGGCCGGGGCCGCTGCGCGGGGTCAGCAGGCGGTGGAGGACCCGGTGCCCGGCCGCGACCTCGTCACGCTCGCCGCCTGCCTCGTCGGCCTCCTCACTGGAGTCTCCGTCGTGCTCTTCAACCTCTCG GTTCATGAAATACGTGACATATTTTGGGATGGCATTCCCTTGCGAGGGGCTTCGTGGCTGAGGGAAGAGCCGATCGGTGAAGTCTGGCAGAGAGTGATATTTGTTCCAGTCAGTGGTGGTGTTGTAGTAGGAGGATTGAACGCATTAAGAAGTTCTATCAAAACCAACTCAAATGGCCATGTGTCCAAGATACAGAGTGCAGTTAGACCATTCTTGAAAGCTGTGGCAGCATCTTTCACACTTGGAACTGGCAATTCATTGGGTCCTGAGGGCCCCAGTGTGGAGATTGGTTCTTCGATAGCCAAAGGATTTGGAAATGTGTTTGACTGGGAGGGTGGGAAAAGGCTGTCTCTTGTGGCAGCTGGATCAGCTGCTGGAATTTCGTCAG GTTTTAATGCTGCTGTTGCTGGGTGCTTTTTCGCGGTGGAATCTGTTTTGTGGCCTTCTTCTACGGATTCCTCATCCCTTGCCAACTCGACACCTATGGTGATACTCAGTTCAGTGATAGCATCTGTTGTTTCAGAGATTGGTCTAGGTTCCGATCCTGCTTTCACTGTCCCAGAATATGATTTTCGCTCCCCAACAG AACTTCCCCTATATCTTTTGCTGGGTGTCTTCTGTGGATTGGTGTCAATCACATTATCAAAATGTACATCACTTGCTATGGAGACAGTTGAGAGATTACAAATGGCAACAGGATTACCAAAGGCTGCATCGCCTGCACTAGGTGGCCTTATTGTTGGTCTTCTAGCACTTATGTACCCTGAAGTATTGTACTGGGGCTTTGAAAATGTTGATATCTTGCTGGAATCACGACCATTTACAAGCGGCCTCTCTGCGACTATATTGGTTCAGCTCATTGGAGTCAAAATATTAGCAACATCTATATGCAGGGCTTCTGGATTGGTTGGTGGTTACTATGCACCATCTCTTTTTATTGGTGCAGCTACAGGGATGGCATATGGCAAGTTCATGAGATTCACATTTACCTGTCCTGAACCACTCTTGCATGTCCCATTCCTAGATGTGGCATCACCTCAAGCATATGGCCTG GTAGGTATGGCAGCTACCCTTGCTGGTGTATGCAAGGTGCCTCTGACATCAGTCCTCCTACTTTTTGAGCTTACACATGATTATCGCATAGTTCTACCTCTGCTTGGGGCTGTTGGGGTATCATCTTGGATTGCTTCTCCTCAAAGGTTCTCTAAAAGCATCAGGAGTAAGCTGGATTCTCTGGAGGAGAAATCAAGTATTGCTCAACAGACAGACAGCATGCCCACTGAAAACAAACAAGTCAATTCCATGGATATAGCTGATTCATCTCAAGAATTATGTAAAGTTGAAAGCTCCCTTTGTGTATATGATGCAAACAATGATAATATGTTCGAGAATCTTACTGTTGCAGAGGCCATGAAAACTAACTATTTTTCTGTCTCAATGACAACCCCGTTAGTTGAGGCACTAGATCTTATGGTTGCAGAGAAGCAGCCCTTTGTTATGGTAACTGAGAGTAACTCATCTGTAATATGCTTGCTAGCACTAAAAAATATCCAAGATTTCTGCAGAGCTGCAAAAACTACAAGGGCACAAGCTGAG GTAAAGGAATTCCTGGTATGTCATGTTTACCAAGCAGGGAAGTGTAAATCATGCTCTGTGACTCCTCAGATGCCACTTACTGCTGCAGAGAAGATTATGGATTCTCATGGTGTGGATCACCTTCCTGTAGTCTCTGAACATGCTAATCTTCAGGACAGTGGACTTTTGATAGGTTTTGTAGACAGAGAATGCATCGCCATTGCTCGAAG AGCCATGGCAGTGAAAGAATTTTTCATTTCTACATATGAGATCAGAAAGGAAGAGAGACCTAGCACGGAAGGGAGATGA
- the LOC101778831 gene encoding uncharacterized protein At1g15400, translated as MAGLQRSSETFRRSGSSGTVWEDKHQSASGELARPARSANKEAPAARQQQRRSGSSGHGGYRTGHVQPALDPPSPRVAACGFCSIFGKDKQLPARGAGGKGRRR; from the coding sequence aTGGCGGGGCTGCAGCGGTCGAGCGAGACGTTCCGGCGGTCGGGGTCGTCGGGGACGGTGTGGGAGGACAAGCACCAGTCGGCGTCGGGGGAGCTCGCCAGGCCGGCCCGGAGCGCCAATAAGGaggcgccggccgcgcggcAACAGCAGCGGCGGAGCGGATCCAGCGGCCACGGCGGGTACAGGACCGGCCACGTGCAGCCGGCGCTGGACCCGCCGTCCCCGCGCGTCGCCGCCTGCGGCTTCTGCAGCATCTTCGGCAAGGACAAGCAGCTGCcggcccgcggcgccggcggcaagggCCGGCGCCGCTGA
- the LOC101768966 gene encoding germin-like protein 1-2: MASSAVRSLVLLLTIAAAIAGALSDPTPLQDFCVADLQAATPVDGFVCKPPASVEDDDFFSRAIAAAGSTSNPFGVNSTRATVSTFPGLNTLGVSITRVDLAPGGLNPPHSHPRASELVMVLKGEVLVGFTTAVNRLFSKVVRENELFVVPRGLQHFQLNAGAGDAVFVAMFDSQSPGLVTPTFAMFATKPAMPMEVLTKTFLMGEDEVSAMKSKFAAF, from the coding sequence ATGGCTTCATCAGCTGTTCGTTCGCTTGTGCTCCTGCTGACGATCGCGgcggccatcgccggcgccctCTCGGACCCGACGCCGCTCCAGGACTTCTGCGTGGCGGACCTGCAGGCCGCGACGCCGGTCGACGGGTTCGTGTGCAAGCCGCCGGCGtccgtggaggacgacgacttCTTCTCCcgtgccatcgccgccgcgggcaGCACCAGCAACCCGTTCGGTGTCAACTCCACGCGCGCCACCGTGTCCACGTTCCCGGGCCTCAACACGCTGGGCGTCTCCATCACGCGCGTCGACCTCGCGCCGGGCGGGCTCAACCCGCCGCACTCGCACCCACGCGCATCCGAGCTCGTCATGGTGCTCAAGGGCGAGGTCTTGGTCGGGTTCACGACCGCGGTCAACCGCCTCTTCTCAAAGGTGGTCAGGGAGAACGAGCTCTTCGTCGTGCCCCGCGGGCTGCAGCACTTCCAGCTcaacgccggcgccggggacgcGGTGTTCGTGGCCATGTTCGACAGCCAGTCGCCCGGATTGGTCACGCCCACGTTCGCCATGTTCGCGACCAAGCCGGCCATGCCGATGGAGGTGCTCACCAAGACGTTCCTCATGGGCGAGGACGAGGTCAGCGCCATGAAATCCAAGTTCGCCGCCTTCTGA
- the LOC101769368 gene encoding late embryogenesis abundant protein, group 3 → MASRQEQASYHAGETKARAEEKTGHVMGAAQEKGREAKSKAFNAADRAMGRGHDAKEATRDKAREAADRTMGMGHDAKEATRDKAYQAKDAASDTAGRAMDKGREARDNASESAGAAGDRARGGAQQAGGYVSQTAEAAKQKAAGAAQYAKETVVAGKDKTGAILQQAGETVMSTAVGAKDKVVSAAVGAKDAVVNSLGMAGENNDGTTNARKDTSTYKPGTGRDY, encoded by the exons ATGGCTTCTCGTCAGGAGCAGGCTAGCTACCACGCCGGCGAGACCAAGGCCCGTGCCGAG GAGAAGACGGGGCACGTGATGGGCGCGGCGCAGGAGAAAGGGCGCGAGGCCAAGTCCAAGGCGTTCaacgccgccgaccgcgccatGGGCAGGGGCCACGACGCCAAGGAGGCGACCAGGGACAAGGCGCGGGAGGCCGCGGACCGCACCATGGGGATGGGCCACGACGCCAAGGAGGCCACCAGGGACAAGGCCTACCAGGCCAAGGACGCGGCCTCCGACACCGCGGGCCGCGCCATGGACAAGGGCCGCGAGGCCAGGGACAATGCGTCCGAGTCGGCCGGCGCCGCAGGGGaccgcgcccgcggcggcgcgcagcaGGCCGGGGGATACGTCTCGCAGACCGCCGAGGCGGCGAAGcagaaggccgccggcgccgcgcagtACGCCAAGGAGACCGTGGTCGCCGGCAAGGACAAGACCGGCGCCATCCTGCAGCAG GCAGGGGAGACGGTGATGAGCACGGCCGTGGGCGCCAAGGACAAGGTGGTGAGCGCCGCCGTTGGGGCGAAGGACGCCGTGGTGAACTCGCTTGGGATGGCCGGCGAGAACAACGACGGCACCACCAATGCCCGCAAGGACACCAGTACCTACAAGCCTGGCACTGGCAGGGACTACTAA